The Procambarus clarkii isolate CNS0578487 chromosome 7, FALCON_Pclarkii_2.0, whole genome shotgun sequence genome window below encodes:
- the LOC138357487 gene encoding antifreeze protein Maxi-like — MLSYLDPCPPAAPSVAATDAATAVVLFVAATDAALAVAANDAAGNDAAATDAVLAVAATDATGNDAAATDAAPAVAVTDVPATDAAAATDAVLFVAATDAAPAVAATDVAATDGAVTDAALAVAATDAAGNDAAVTDATPAVAAPDVAATDAAVTDAVLLVLLQLLLLLRPHTTTDAAAATNVVAADAIIDEATDYATEAITDAAADAIIGGAKASAVDAIIDADAVFASFDAATDTAAATEAPSGTTTDAATDTSTGVTSTDSVTDAATD, encoded by the exons ATGCTCAGTTACTTAGACCCTTG TCCCCCTGCTGCTCCTTCTGTtgctgctactgatgctgctactgctgttgttctTTTTGTTGCCGCTACTGATGCTGCTCTAGCTGTTGCTGCTAATGATGCTGCTGGTAATGATGCTGCTGCTACTGATGCTGTTttagctgttgctgctactgatgCTACTGGTAATGATGCtgctgctactgatgctgctCCAGCTGTTGCTGTTACTGATGTTCCTgctactgatgctgctgctgctactgatgcTGTTCTTTTTGTTGCCGCTACTGATGCTGCTccagctgttgctgctactgatgTTGCTGCTACTGATGGTGCTGTTACTGATGCTGCTctagctgttgctgctactgatgctgctgGTAATGATGCTGCTGTTACTGATGCTACTccagctgttgctgctcctgatgttgctgctactgatgctgctgTAACTGATGCTgttttactggtgctgctgcaactgctgctgctgctgaggccGCA CACTActactgatgctgctgctgctactaacgTTGTTGCAGCTGATGCTATTATCGATGAGGCTACTGATTATGCTACTGAGGCTattactgatgctgctgctgaCGCTATTATTGGTGGTGCTAAGGCTTCTGCTGTTGATGCTATTATTGATGCTGATGCTGTTTTTGCTTCTTTTGATGCTGCTACtgatactgctgctgctactgaagCTCCTTCTGGCACTACTACTGATGCTGCTACTGACACTTCTACCGGTGTTACTTCTACTGATAGCGTTACTGATGCTGCTACTGATTAG